In Periplaneta americana isolate PAMFEO1 chromosome 4, P.americana_PAMFEO1_priV1, whole genome shotgun sequence, one DNA window encodes the following:
- the LOC138697877 gene encoding uncharacterized protein, which produces MMAASLVLADDQKKDKVTEKKRGLHDLGYGGGNFGHGGGLSLGSHGGGISLSTGGHGGDLSTGGHGGGLSLGSYGSGLSLGGHGGGLLSGGHGGSLSSGGHEGLSLGGHGGGLSLGGHEHISFEGGHSFGSGSFGGGETHHESHVKATIITKKVEVPVPQPYKVEVEKKFPVPVKVPYTVTVKKPYPVSVPKPYPVYVEKKIPYTVEKKVPYPVKVPVKVPYPVPHTVHVPKPYPVKVLVPQPYEVKVPVVVEKKVPVFIKGHEGESHGLGGSGGHDEIDFGGHH; this is translated from the coding sequence ATGATGGCTGCGTCCTTAGTTCTGGCAGATGATCAGAAGAAGGACAAGGTGACGGAAAAAAAAAGAGGACTCCACGATCTAGGATACGGGGGCGGAAACTTCGGACACGGAGGTGGGCTCTCTCTTGGAAGTCACGGAGGTGGTATCTCATTGTCAACAGGTGGTCACGGCGGTGATTTGTCAACAGGTGGTCACGGAGGTGGTCTGTCATTGGGAAGTTATGGAAGTGGTCTCTCATTGGGAGGTCATGGAGGAGGTCTGTTATCGGGTGGTCACGGAGGTAGTCTGTCATCGGGTGGCCACGAAGGCCTGTCACTAGGAGGACACGGTGGAGGTCTGTCACTGGGAGGCCATGAACACATCAGCTTTGAAGGGGGTCACTCTTTCGGAAGTGGCAGTTTTGGAGGTGGAGAAACTCACCACGAATCTCATGTCAAAGCCACCATCATCACTAAGAAAGTTGAAGTTCCCGTTCCTCAGCCTTACAAAGTCGAAGTAGAAAAGAAATTTCCAGTCCCTGTCAAAGTTCCTTACACAGTGACTGTGAAGAAGCCCTACCCAGTTTCAGTACCGAAACCCTATCCTGTGTATGTAGAGAAGAAGATTCCTTACACTGTGGAGAAAAAAGTACCTTATCCAGTGAAGGTTCCCGTGAAGGTCCCATATCCTGTTCCTCATACAGTTCATGTACCGAAGCCCTACCCAGTTAAGGTTCTCGTACCCCAACCTTACGAAGTGAAGGTTCCGGTTGTGGTGGAGAAGAAAGTTCCTGTATTTATCAAGGGTCATGAAGGTGAAAGCCACGGTCTTGGAGGTTCTGGAGGTCACGACGAAATCGACTTCGGCGGTCATCATTAA